The sequence below is a genomic window from Vidua macroura isolate BioBank_ID:100142 chromosome 10, ASM2450914v1, whole genome shotgun sequence.
GGTCATAGCCCGTGTTATCTTTGCGCAGAGAGGTCAGACAGTCCAGAGCTGAGCCATCAGCCAGCACCTGTGGGAACACAGGGGCCCAGTCAGAGCACCTGGGTAGGAATCTGCTGGCATGAACTTGCCTATCACCAAGCTGATGGGAAGTGTCACTCCCCTTGAGCACATGACACAGCTGCAGCCCATTCCCACACTGAtcctccattcccagctcttccccccCCTCTACATCCTACCTGAGTAGGACAGAGTAGGTATTTCCCTCCTACTTCTCTCCTTCCGTCAGGACAAGTAATAACAGAAGATCCAgtttgctctgcttttcttactAATGGTGGAGAATTCAGCCATTCTCTGCAGCCCTAGCTCCCACTATCCAGCAGAAACAAGGAAAACTACTTGAAACAGTGAACAGTTAAGCAGAATGAAGTAAACCCTCAGCCACTTGAGCCTTAAATTAAGGCTGAGTATCTCCAAGACAGGTTATTAAAGGCTATTTTGACATTAGAGCCAAACTGACCTCAGACAAATGCTCTCCCTTCTAAGCCTACACAGTAAAACCAAGCCATGCTTTTGTTCCCTGCCCAAATTTTGTCCCCAGCCATGAAAACTTTTAGAACTCTTAATCCAGCCTTTACATCCCACGACCTgtaggagaggagcagctgaggaacagCAGAGATGCTAGGACACAGCCAGTAGCCAAATGAACCCAAAGCAGACAGCTCTGTTTTGGGGTAGGCTTTCAACCTTAAGATAATCTTCAAAGCCCCGTCCAACACAAACCAGTTTGTGATCCTATGATTGTATTAAAATCCAAGTGAGCAGTCACTAGAAGAGAGTGATGCAGGATGGATTTAGCAGAGTGTTCCAGAGACTGCTCAGAGGATCCAACTCCATATAACCTGGGATGCCCCAACCTCTCCCTACCTTCTTTTCAATTATCTGGATTAGAAAACCACCTAACACCACCACTCTCAGCAAGCACTGGAAGTTAGGAAGCtggaaactgcagcagcaaTAACAAGCTACACACAATGAAGACATGTGCTGACCCTTCTCAGAAGAGCCCAACAAGGAAAAGATAAGAGTGGAAGGCTGCAGAGAAcctggctgtgtgctggacagTTAGAAGAGCAGGAAGCAGTAAGCAGCAGAGGATTAAACAGAGAAGGGAACTGCCAGGTACTCGCCTTACCACTTCCAGGCCCAGCACGGTCCCTCGCAGAGAGCCGTATCTCAAGAGCCGCAAGCCTCCGGCATTGGTGGCCACGTTCCCCCCGATGTGACAGCTGCCTTTGGCTCCCAGGTCGAGTGGCACGATAAACCCCTGCTCCTCCAAGTACTCGCTGAGCCTCTCCAACACACAGCCTGCTTGGCACACAAGGATTCCTGGAACACAAACGCCATGCTAAAAGCTGATGGGTGAGGAGAAGGTGCCTCCTTAAGAAGCAGGAGCAGTATGAGCAGATGCAACCACCACTTCCTTCAAAACTTCCTGGGATTCAGCTTAAATGCATAAAGCTGTGCATGCTCCAGGGAACTGCTCCCTCCTCAAGCCTCAGAGAGCTTTGCTATTGCCTCAATATCTCATCATCCACAACTCTGGACTGGTAAAACACAGCAACATTAAGTGTGTCTCTGCCTGTTGTTCTTCCTCTCTGAACAGAGATACTCACACCAGCCTGACCCctaacccccccaaaatccaaacaaacctCCTTATGATGCTGCTGGGCTGAACCCTGCTGATCCTGCTGCTATCTGTTCCCAGGAGAATGACTGTTTTGCAGCCTGGGGCTCATTTCTGTGCTTCACATCCCTGGAATATTTACCGGACACCTTGTCAAAGCTGATGATCTGGTTCATGAGAGCAGTGGAGAGAATGATCTCGTCAAAGACAGGAACGCTGCCACCAACAAGGCCTGTGTTCCCCCCCTGAGGGTTCACTGCCAGGTTCCTCTCATGGCAGTACCTGGAAGGAAAAAGGTTTCCaaatttttatgcatttaaaaGCATCTGTCAGAGAAGTCTGTCAGAGAAGTTTCACCTCTACATGAATGTCGACTGTTGTGACAGTGCTCCTAAAAATTAAGCAGCATTTCACAGAAAGATTAAATTGATGGAAGGAGAGAGTTTCAATGACAAAGTGAGAAAGTGTAACTCCTGTCTGAACATAGCTCAGTGCTGAGCAAAGAACCAACACTTGAGGTTAGCCCCCTGTGTATCTACACATCTGGTACACAACAACTGCCTGGAAAGCACTGCTTATGTTTCTACAGAAGCtctttctgcagcagcctgtTTTAACAGCTTGGGCTCCCCTGTGGGCTCTGACAGCCAGCCTCTGGCAGTGGCTTCAGACATGactgccctcctcctcccaagAAATTAATGCCCTGTAGGCAACAAAATGTGCACCtgtgcctcagctgctccaccTGCCACATCCCTGCCAAGCACCACCAACCACATCCCCTCTGagctcacagcagctcctgcacaaGGGATGGCACAGAGCCCCACAGCACCAGAGCTCCTTCAGAAGCCTTGCCTgcccttcctctgctctgcatccctgttttaacagagccaggagcacgttcctgcagctttcagctcctCAGCCAAGCAGTGATctggcacagcactgcccaACCAGAGCTGTGCTCACACCACTGTGGATAAAACAGACCCTCAAACTCCCTGGTTCTGCCCTaaccttctttattttttcaaacagACCCTCCTGAATCTTTCACAAAACTTCTCTTTTCTGAGCACCTGCACAATACCTAATTTTAGCCATTTATCAGACCAGAAAAATCATGAAGAAAACTGCCTCAGCAACTCCAGTGCTTAAGCAATGGGTGTCTGAACGCCTACAAGCTCCCTTCATGCACCAGATCATCCCTGACTCAACCCAAGTCTCCTCAGCACCAAGCCCAGCAGAAAAGGTGTGTGTTACCTGAGAACCTGAGACACCTCTGCCGTTGTTTGGGGCTTCAAcaccagctggctgcagcctgcaatGAAAGCAAGGGACTCTCAAGGCaagctgtggctctgcagaggtCAGAAAGAAACAGTTGGGAAAACATGAGGTGGGAAGTAACAATGCTCCCTCCACCATTAGGCATTTCAACCACTTGGGCAACAAACATTTCAACAGCAGCCTCTCCCTTAAAGCCCTGCAAAAAACTTTGCATGTACAGGTAGACTTGACTGCCACTGGGGGTAATGGGACACAGTTTAAATTCTCATGAAATCTTTGACAGAAGCAACAAACAATTCACAAAACTTGATTTAGAATCACAGGAtgatttggggtgggaaggacCTAAAAGTTcatctccctgccatgggcagggacaccttccactatcccaggttgctccaagtcctgtccaacctggcctttgacacttccagggatggggcagacacagcttctctgggcagcctgtgccagggcctcacctccctcacagggaagaatttcttctcaatatcccatctaagcctgccctctggcagtgggaagtcATTCCCCCCTGTCCTGACACTCCAGACCCATATGAAAagtctctctccctcctttttataagcccccttaaggtactggaaggctgcaacCAAGTCTCCCAAAAGctttcatattcttttctgAGGTTCAATCAAAACTGTTAGCTGAATCAACTcgtctcaggaaaaaaattaattattaagtTAGAGGGTTtagatgtttttttaaatgaaagcctGTAAGTTTACAAGGTATCaggtaatttttaaaggaataattttATGAGGAAAGACTAATTTTGAAGGGGAGGCACTCATCTggtctctggtgaccagtgacaggacccgaggtgacctggagctgtgtcaggaagGGTCAGGGTGGATTATCACGAAACGATTCTTCCTCCAGAGGGCGGtcgggcactgcccaggctccccagggaacgggcacggccccgaggctgcccaagctccaggagcatttggacaacgctctcaggCACAGAGTGGGACAGTCGCGGTgtctgtgcagggtcaggagttggactcgataACCCTCacgggtcccttccaactctgtGCTCTGTACAGATGTGATCCGCCATAAACAAAGCTAAGATTTCCTTTGGCAAACTCGTTGTTCCGGTAACTAACAGAGACACGAAGGGAGGTTTCACCACGCAGCTCGCTTACCTCGCACCGACTTCAGCCAGTCCACGTTAAATGGCTTCACCTCCTCCTCGCCGGTGACGACCCTGCCGGGCATGAGGCGCTCGAAGAAGGCCACATCGCGCTCCGCCAGCCGGGCGAAGGGCAGCCGCCGCACCGCGTAGCGCTCGCAGGTCGGCACCACCTCCCGGGAGCCGGCgcagccccgggcccggggCACGCCCGGGGGCTCCCGTCTCCCGCCGCTCCTCAggaccttccctcggcagctCCTCAGCCAGGCGGCCCCGCAGCGCCACACGACCGGAGAAGCCATGGAAAAAAAGCCGCGGCCTTATCCGCTGCCCCCTTCCCACGGCCGCGAGGGGAACTCGGCACTGAGGGGAAGCGCACCGCCCTCAGGGACGCACTCCCTCGGGACAGCGCAGCGCCGCGCGGCCTTCGCAGTGCGGCTTAGCGCGGAGCGGGCGGGGGAAATTCGGGATTATCCCGGTAACACCGGAGATTCCAAGGACGCTCCGTGGCCTGGAAGCGCCGGGGACGCGCCGCGCGCCTCACTCCAagccgccagggggcgctgccgcccgcccgcgcTGAGCGCGAACGCGCTCAGCGCGGGCGGGCGGCAACGCCCCCTGGCGGCCGGCGGTTGCAACAGCACTCCCTCACACAATAATTcccaaaaatactttatttatataatataatcCAACATCTCCAAGAtcaaaaaatacagatatacattttttttttttaaacattacattctttttttttttttattattattctgtcGCTTCGGTAACTGGGTGAAAGTCGGTTCGGAGAGCTGCAGTAAAGCTGGGCCCCTGGCGGGGTTTTTTTGGGCAATGTTTAATGGGGTATTCCTTTAGGGATCACCCTTCTCCAGGAAACATTTAACACTGTACATTCAAAAGTCAGAAGATTTAAATCCTTTTAGTAAGCAAAAAATGAAGGCTGCTGGTATTTCTGTTTACAAGGAGTCGTAAAAATTCTCTACGACCATGTGTAAGAGGGCAGGAGATGCTCCTAAGCCCATCCAAGCCCTGAACTGGCATGTTCCCAATGGGAGAGTTTATTGCTGGTATCAGATCTCAGATGCTTTACACATCACAGGTGTTGTAAAGAACAGGAGAATGTTGTACCTCACACTATTCATCATTCCTAGCAAATTATCCTTCCTTTTGAGGGCTCTACCTTCCagagcttgttttcctttttgctttgctgGTTCAAGTGGAAAATGCTCTTTGAAGCCCCAAAAGTacttctaaaaatgttttttgttatCCTACCTGACCAGAATTTTAGAGCTGAGGGAAGTCAGCTCCACAGTGGCTCACCCAAAGCAGCTCTCTTCCCTCATGCCACATTTCCAGCAAGATCTCCAAAGTGGAATTTTGAGATTGTTTCAAATCAAATTCTTAATCCACAGCACTACCAGTACTAACATAGCttaggaaaaacaggaaaagaagttGCCTACAATACCATTGGGTGGAAAGGGAAACCAAAACCTGGGACAGCATCAGCACAGGTTGTCAGGATACAGCAATGCTCCAACTCAGTCCAGTGCAggggtggaggaggagcagctctcaCCCTCTGGGGACTGGATTACAGGCTGGATTATGAGGTATCACAGGTATCACATCTGCTCTCATGAAGaggcaggaagaagaagagggcTCACTGAACTCCAGGTTTGGGTGACTGTGGTGTTCCTCCTCCTTCCATCCAGCACTCGGGCTTTAATTTCCCTGCCTGCTTTCCATGTGCTACTCTGAGGCAGCAATGACAAATGTGCATCACAAATGTGCATTTTCATGTGCAGAACTGTGGGAACTTCACCTCTCTGTGATGCAATGTAGTAAAGACGCCTGCAACATCACACTGGAAATGACACGACCCTGAAGACAgggattttttcctaaaatccatcCTTTCTTCCTGCCATAAATCAATGTTCACAGAAAAGCTGCCTCACAATTGAGAGGTTTTTCTATGCTAGCAGCAGGCACAAAGCCccacagagggaaggagaggtggcaggagctgtgttCTACTTTCCTTCATTGCAGAACATGAGGAAGAGGCTCAGTGTAACAGGAAAAGCCTTCTTTCCTTTGAAGACAGGTGCCAGAATTTGAGTAGAAGTGTTTTTAatcttctgtgctgttttttttcagcagaagaaaagtttATCTGGGAGTTTCATTATGCCTTTCCAGCAGTCTGTACACTGAGCTCCTGCACACTGGTATGGAAAgcagcacacagccctgcacagagctgccaccAACACCCACTAGGACCAGAGCCAGCAAAGTTCATgagtttggggcttttttaaaattccttccaCCAGCAGGAAGGAAACCTGGAACACCTTTCCCCACTATATTTTCACTGAAGGCAGGTAAGCCTCATGATGCAGGAGACATATGAAGGCAAGAGTTATCTCCGCTCTTCCCTCAACTTCTGTATCTCAGTTGAAGGAAAAACCAGAGACTTTTGCTTTCCAGCTCCTGATTTCCTCTCtcttctgctgcagccactgaCACTGTGCTAATGCAAGGATTCACATTCATTTGAAAGGCAGCTAGAGAAGTCAGTAACATGCAAATGTGGcccattaaaaaaagataagaagTTCTGTTACAACATTCCTGATGGCCTTCTTCAACAGCAGAGCCACACCATCATGGGAACAAACAATATCCTCATAGAGCCTTTCCCTAAAACCTGATTTACCCATGTGCCACACAGGCAACCACAGCTAACAATTCAGGCCTTCATCTTATTTGGTGAATAAATCTGACCTTCTCTCTCTCCAAGAATACTGTAGGTTTCATCTTCACAGTGATGTACTTAAGAAAATCTTCAGGGAAATGGAAACAGCCAGAAAAGGCAACACCCTCCCTCAGTACTATTGTGCAAGACtaacataaataaaatctcCGTGGCAAAGGGATTTGGGACTCCCTCCCAAAGTCATTGTCTCAGGAAAGAACAGGAATTTCAACTGGCCACTGGATAATTAAATATCATACTGGAAAAAGATGGAGGATAGATTAACAAAAATAATCAAAGGTAATATTGCAACATGAGTGAAGGAATATATTAAATTCTTCTTGCCTCGATGGTGTATCCCCCTCTACTccttacttctttttctttctttcctgaacACAACGAGGACAAAACCTGTAGGGAAAAAAGAGGCAGTAATTAGCTCCTGAAATTAACAGCACAGAGCCCGAGAGCTCTTTTTAACATTTGTGCACAATTAAGCCTGTTTCTGGCAGGCAATTTGTTAATTTGATTAAAACAATCCATTAGATAAAAATAACAAGCCCGTGATCCTTTCCAAGACAAGCACATAGTAAAACCCTGAGAAGTCTTCAAAATTTGCCTCCAGAAGTGAAAGGAAGAGGTAGCTGTGTCTGTTTTAAGCAGAGCCACAACTAGTGACAATAGAGCAAACCTCAGATGTCCATGTTTACACAAGCCTCAGGTCAAAACCTGCTCTGCTTATCAGGCAATTTTGCTCCCACCAGTACCTAAGACTTCTGTGGAAATGGACTTTTAACAAGGTTTGTCTTCTCTCTTCTACCCTTAAAATAATCCCTAATCACAGAGGATGCAAACCCTTTGATGAGAAGAGCAGAGCTCCTCTGTCAGGGTCACAAGAGGCTTTTAATTCTTGTTGAGGCAAACTGCAGCCTGATAAAAATCCCAAAGCTGAATGCTGTCACACTCACCATTTCCCTTTTGGTTTGGTGGTCAGGTCCACACATGCAAAGTGGAACCACTCGATTGGGCACTgcaaaagagaaagggaaaaccCACAGAGGAGATTCTTAGTGGCTCACAAATATTCCCATCATTTGGTATGAGCTAACTGAGCAAGGACCCCCTCCTTGGACTGTACAGGGTTGGGAGGCAACAAACACCTCTCAAATGCTTACATCTGGGTTGTCACAGCCAATCATCTCTCCATAGGACACCTGGTGACATAGGCAGTAGGTGGGCTCGTTGGGATCCACTGGCATGTCCAGGACATCTGAGGGATGCACTGACAGGATGGTATCAGCAAACTCAGACCTGTGGGCAAGGACAGAGTCAGGACAAAACACTTCTCAACTGCAGACAGCACTGTGTTacaagggaatggcttcccactgccacagggcattgttagatgggatactgggaagaaattcttccctgtgagggtagggaagccctggaacagctgtGCCTCCCCCATTCCTGAAGTGTTCATGGCCAAACATGAAACAACCCAGGCTAGTAgatggtgtccctgcccactgcaggggctggaatgggatggtcTTTAGGGCCCCTCcaaactcaaaccattctgggatttggcGTTTCCAAGATCCAAATCCTACTTGGGCAAACTAGTGTTTTACATTATGTTCCCTAAACCACACCGAGCCTGTTTTAGAGCCTGCATTACATTACCACAATCCAGTAATTAAAATCATAAGGTAGGTTGGATCAAACACAGTATGACTAGAAAGAATTAAGAGAGGGATTTGTAGCTGTCATGAGTAAAGTAACAAAATTATCATACAGATCACACCTGGTTGTGGGGTACAATAacctgtttggggtttttccccagTCTGTTtcaatatagattttttttctcatcatcAGGCATGAGTGAACCCTTTTACCCTGACAGGGATGTGCTGACATGCCAGTAGCTGTCcacaaaaactatttttagtTTCCTGCCCTCCATTTAGCCACCTGAAAATATCAGAATAAACAGAGCCCCTTTAATATAAATCCCATCTCAGAGAGGGGACATGCTTTCCTCCTTGCCTCTCAAAACCAAATGAGATTATTCAAGGCTACCTAAGACACAATTCTTTGAAAATAACTCCCCAAAATTCTCCAAGATTTCTAGAACAGCAGCACAACATCAGTTTCTGTCCTGATGGCCAAGTGAATTTCTTTTACCATCAAGACCACAAGCAACTGTTAAAAATAGCCCTGTGACAAAAATCAAAGCTACCTTCTCCCAGCTTGCCAACAGCAAGAGGGAGGCTGATCTTGTCCTTCCAGTCGGTGTTCCAAGCACGCTGAGCTTCCACATGCCAACCAAGGAGTTAATTAACAATGCTGGCCTGCCCTAAGCAGGCCATTAATGAAATGGAGTAAGACCAGAACACCCTTAACACTGCTCACCATCTGGACATGAGTCATAAATAGGGTAATATGAGCCTGTGGAAAATTCATGAAGTGTTAAGCCCAAGGCCCTGGAGttgtgcctggctctgccttACCCTCCTTtgagcttctttttctttggtgtATCTTCTTCAGATGTTCTCCTGCCTCGACCACGAGAGcttcttttgtctttctgaCTTCGTCCCtctagaaaggaaaaacaacccCATCATTTCAGCCTGAGTGGCAGAAACATCCCCAGCTGGTGTTCTTTTGATGCAGTTACTGTCTTGAAATCCCTATTTCATATGTAATTGAGTAATCctcattatatatataattgaaTATGCtgactgaaatgcatttttaagcCACAAATACACCAAATTAAATAACAACTGAGCACCAAACTTGTGTTTGTAGTTTTGGCAACAAAGCACTGCAGTATGTCAGCACAGTTCATAAACAGCATCACACTTGATTAGAcaggcagtatttttttttcacctcagtgtatttttaaacacagttaATAGATTACTCAATAACTAACATAACTTTTTTCTCCACCTCCTTGCTCCTACCCCTTATTTCATTGTTCAAAGGCataaagctgtgctgtgctgctgtatCCACATTCAAATGCCACTGTAATCACACAATATTTCAGTATACACGACAGAAAATGGCATCTTCTTTTAATTCCTAATTTCTCCCAAAACTAAGACTGTTACACCAGTGCAGTTTTGGCACAGCACCCTCCTTAAAACCAGTAACAACCTCAGGATGAAACAGTGACAGTAAGTTTGATCCCAGCACCACATTTCTCTTCATCTCTTGCCCACTGTAAGCATTTTGAAGAGCattaaaaacaagcagagaacaacacatttctttccttcctccagaATTAACAGCCTATTTTACATCTCAGCCCTCCTGCTTTGATATTCTAAGTGCTGGAAAAGGCTCCCAATTGTGTAAAATTCACCCACTTTTCAGGCTTCGGGATGCAGGAGTTTCAAAGTCGCTGCCTTCCAGTTTATCTTTGAGATCAGCTTCAAACCGCGCCAAGTCTGCATCCAGCCGGCGGATGTGCTTATCCACCTGCACCAAGAGGAAACCACAAACTGACCTACAaagaaacagccaaaaaaagAGCCCCAAACGAGAACAGGAAGGGCTAAAACGTGGCTGTTATCAGCAGGAACAGAGTGTGGTGGTGCAGAGCGAGGCATGGAAGGGGTACgggctgggaaaagggaaatggcacagggagagggaatgAGGGAGCCAAAGGCACAAGGACCCAGTCCCTCCACAAGcaagcagaaaggaaggaaaagagaggcaACAGAGAGTCAAAGCAACTCAGACTAATGattttcagaacaaaacaaGATGAGAGATACTAAAAATAATGGGTTTGTCTGTGtgattttcaaaattcagagaCAGTCCTTGAAATGTGTTGAGCAGAGCAGTTAGGGGTTTCCCCTGGTACTCCACTGTCATGTGATTCAAAAATACAGACAGAGGCTGACTAGCCTCAATATCAATATTAATTAAGTACCTTGTACCACCCTGGCTGCAATAAAGTGACTTTCAGAACCAGGATTTCAAGCCACCACCTCCAAACTGTGCCGCTGCAATAGTTTGTCATTAAGTGAGTTCACTACTTATCTAGGGCATTGACATTCCTGGgacataatttcctttttttgcagtatttgaTGGCAATCAAACACCTACTGCAGCTGTAGCAGAACCCCAAGCATCTCTGCAAGCTGGACAACAAACACTTAGTACAGTCAAAAGAATTCCCCTCACTCAACTTTCATCCAGGGGGGAAAACACGTGCAGATAAGAATTATTCcagggacagaaggaaaaaaaagtggaaagcTGCATCTTAAGAAATGGGGTTTTCTCTCAAGGTCCATTGAGCAAATTTTGATGCCCAATAAACATAGCAACTGAATAGCAACAGCAGAATTCCTGCTGTTCCTCcacaacacagcacagcagctggctTAGAAAAAACAATTTGCTTTCAACTAAGTGTGCCCCAAATAAATTATCAGTGacagagagctgctggggaggagggagtggGGTAAATTTGCTGGCATTATCACAGAGCAGACAAGTGCTGCTGATAAAGCCACCTCCAAGGAGTGGGGGGGGACGACAAACTCAAATTCTTCAGCAAAAGAGAAACCTGGTGCCAAAGGAAAGAGCTTTTTGGGGATGGCAAGAGAGAAATATAAGACTAATAATTTGTTTTGGTGAGAAATTtaagtcaaaaagaaaaagtgagggAAAGCTGACACTGTGAAGCATCTCCACGTGCACCACTGCAGAGGATGCCCTTTTTTCCACAGCTCACCATCTCATAGGTCTGCATGGCCAGCTGCACTTTGTCATCACTGTACTCCTTACACTTGCTGTAGGCACTCTGGATCTTCCTCAGGTGCTCCACTCTCTCCTCAGGTAACATGTTCTTCACAGACTCGATGtaggctgctgccaggctgtcAATCTCTGCTTTCttgtctggagaaaaaaaaaaaaaaaaaaaaaaaaaaaaaaaaaaaaaaaaaaagcaggtatttttgattttctgtttctacTTAGGACACCCTTCCTGACAGCTGCTATGCTGCCCTCAATTCCTtaatacattttcctttttaaaaacaaaaccagttaaGTTAAAGGTGTTCACTCTTTGACACTTGTGGCGTGATTCTGTTTTCTCAAGTGTTCTACAGCTAATTCAGAAGTTAATTTACAGTTAATTCACAGTTAAGATCAGAAACTGAACCCATGGGTTCACAAGTTTCAGCCTCTCTTCCCACATACAGAACATTTTACTTGTTGGGCCATCGCTCACTGCTCTAATGgttcaaaactaaaataattaatgtgCAGCCAGATACCAACAAAAacttcaaaaaggaagaaaaaatcgTCCTGCAAAGCCCACAGGAATTGAGAATTTGTTAGATATGGAAACACGTGGAAGAAAGGCCATCCAAATGGCCACTGAGTAAAGTGATCACAGAGCTATGAATTTAAACTGGAAACAAAATCAAGCCCTGCCATGTGAGCTGTGTCCTCACAGGCAAGAAACAAACGCTGCAGAGCACTCAGCCTGAGGGAAGGAACAGCCACGTCCTCTAAAGCCCAGCCTCCACGGGGCTCTCCCCGTCCCTCAGGCCAGGCTCTCCCGGCCTCTCCTTGCCGAAACAGCTGCACGTACCTTCTGTTCTCTGATCCAGCTCCCGCATCAGCTGGAAGTTCCTCTGCAGCTCGCACGGCAGATTCTCAATACCTACAAGAAAAACGCCACTAAATTCTCTGAGCAACCTTGTCAACGGAGGGTGTcgctgcccgtggcaggggctggaaccAGGGGAGTTCTctaaggtccttcccaaccaAAGCCAGCCTGCGAGGCACGTACCGCGAGCCGCCCGTTCGCCTCAGCAGgccctgagcagctgcctgagtgctggctgctgggcaCCGGGCCGGCAGCGGCGGCCCAGCCGAGGGCCAGCGGGACCCCCGCGCCGCCGACCCCCACAGCCGCCATGGCCGCACGCTCCCGCTCCCCAGCGCGCACCGCTGACGTAGCCCGGCGCCGCATGATGACGCAACCACTGTGCCacccccccccacaccccccccgCGCTGCCCGTGGCGCAGTTT
It includes:
- the ING5 gene encoding inhibitor of growth protein 5 isoform X1 — translated: MRPRALSCGPGGRRGAARGPQDGDCHVPGALPGHGVFLVGIENLPCELQRNFQLMRELDQRTEDKKAEIDSLAAAYIESVKNMLPEERVEHLRKIQSAYSKCKEYSDDKVQLAMQTYEMVDKHIRRLDADLARFEADLKDKLEGSDFETPASRSLKKGRSQKDKRSSRGRGRRTSEEDTPKKKKLKGGSEFADTILSVHPSDVLDMPVDPNEPTYCLCHQVSYGEMIGCDNPDCPIEWFHFACVDLTTKPKGKWFCPRCVQERKKKK
- the ING5 gene encoding inhibitor of growth protein 5 isoform X2, giving the protein MATAMYLEHYLDSIENLPCELQRNFQLMRELDQRTEDKKAEIDSLAAAYIESVKNMLPEERVEHLRKIQSAYSKCKEYSDDKVQLAMQTYEMVDKHIRRLDADLARFEADLKDKLEGSDFETPASRSLKKGRSQKDKRSSRGRGRRTSEEDTPKKKKLKGGSEFADTILSVHPSDVLDMPVDPNEPTYCLCHQVSYGEMIGCDNPDCPIEWFHFACVDLTTKPKGKWFCPRCVQERKKKK
- the ING5 gene encoding inhibitor of growth protein 5 isoform X3; amino-acid sequence: MRELDQRTEDKKAEIDSLAAAYIESVKNMLPEERVEHLRKIQSAYSKCKEYSDDKVQLAMQTYEMVDKHIRRLDADLARFEADLKDKLEGSDFETPASRSLKKGRSQKDKRSSRGRGRRTSEEDTPKKKKLKGGSEFADTILSVHPSDVLDMPVDPNEPTYCLCHQVSYGEMIGCDNPDCPIEWFHFACVDLTTKPKGKWFCPRCVQERKKKK